A stretch of DNA from Perca fluviatilis chromosome 15, GENO_Pfluv_1.0, whole genome shotgun sequence:
TTTGTTCACTTTCAGTTTGGATGATGCATATTTGATAGGACATATCTCAAGGTGATACAAAAAAGTATCCTGGCAAAACTAAATcaagttgaaaaaaagaaaagaaaaagaaaatccaggcactttttggacagagaaaggaaaaacatcATTCAAGtaaatttcattttcttttctctgagaGTCAACATAACATAACTGAGCAGAGCTTAGCGTGCGCTACTCTCTTCTTCCCCCCCGTCTCTGCTTTTCTGTGACATCttcttcttgtgtttgtgtttcttcagCTCCCCTTCCTCCAGCAGCTCTGGGGAGGATCGTCTCTTCTCCTTTTGGCGCTTCTTTTGGTTCTTATTCTCTTTTCTTTCGCCGTCCCTGCTGTTCTCCTGGCTTGCTGATGAACTGACGCTGTTGCTGCGGCTGCTGGGCCTCTCCCCTTCCTCcagctctctccctccctcccacttGGTCTGTCCGTCCAACTCGTCGGCTTCATCCTTGCATCGActacctccttctctctcagaCACCATCTCttgactttctctctctcctatgCCTTTAGTTGCCTTCCTTTGCTTCCACTCCTCCTTTTCAACCCTGCTCTCATTTCTACTTCTGCTCTGCATGAACTCCTGACCAGGGCTGCTCATTCTGGGCTTACCCAGCTCCGCCCCGGAGGAGAGTGGGTCTCTCTCCTTACCCCGGCTGTGAGAGAGGGAAGGTGGGGAGTGGTGGGTCCCTGCAGGTCTGTTGTTCCCTGATGGATCTTGGGGATTGTGGCAGCAGTGGGGATGGTCTTTGTCTTTAAATTTCGAATCCAGTGGCGTGTCTCTGTATGATCTGTGGGTATTTTGACCAAGCAGTTCGGCAGCTCTGCTCATCGCGCTGCTTTCCCTGCTTCTGCCACCGGAGAATTTCCTGCCGGGACAGGAGGAACTCTTGTTGCCGTCCGTGTCGCcccctctctgcctgtctctcctctctgtgtcaTGTCTCTGTGTCGAATAAGAGTAGGAgtgagaagaggagggagggttCCTCTTTTGGGCGGAGGCAATGCTGCTgtgccccctctctctctttctgtctctcccatTCTCTTCCTCCCTTGCTCTCTCTTTTGATCTTTTgctctctttctgcctctcgctctccctccctctctctctgtccctctgtctctccatctccatccttTTCTCCCCGTCTCGGTCTGTGCACAAGGCGCTGTCAGTTCCGTCTTTGCCACTAGAGGGAGCCACACTTCTCTGTGAACTGGACAGAACGGGGgatttctctctcgctctctccctgTCCCTACTTCTCTCCATGGCGCTGGcctcctctctctccgtctcctctgacctctctcGCTTCTCTTCATTCTCTGCATCCCTGTTGGTTGTCGTCTCGGTCGTCACGGACACGGACGGCGAAGGCAGAAACGTGGCAAGTGCATCTGTTTGAACTTTGCTCACTCCTTCAACccgctcctcctcctcagacTCTTCCTTCTCCCATTTGGGGCGAGGGACCTGCGACGGAGAGGGAAAGCGTGAGACGATATCATGCAATTTGTGTTTGTACATGTATGGTATGTGTGAGTTCAAAGTAATTGTACAAAACACAAATTAttcttaattgtttttttttttttcattcccaTAATGATGCGACTCCCCACCTTATTTCACGGTCTGTACTCCCCACACATTTCAAATAACCCTGGCCCACAGACACACCTGTAGGAGTTTGAGCTCGTCCTCTAGGTCTGCAGCTCTGTCCTGGGTGTACTCTTCCAGAGTTTCCAACCATGTGTTCCCTTTCTGATGATCCTCGTAGCTGCTGTATtaaacacgtgcacacacacacacacgcaaacacacgaAATCACTACTTGTCTCTACATCAGAAAAAACTAATAAAGCATCACTTTCTGTGCCATTCTGACAGGAAATGATTAACATGCTACTCCTATCATTGGTTTACGGATAAGGTGAGTGTACTTCCAGTACCTCCAACAGCTCCACTGGCTCCCGGTCCAGTTCCGTATCCACAACCTCGCCCCCCCCCCATATTTGTCTGATCTCCTCCAGGTTCCCACTGCCTCCCGCTCCCTCAGATCCTCTTCCTCCATACACCTGTCTGTCCCCTCCTCACGCCTCACCACCATGGGGAGCAGAGCATCTGCGCCGCTCTGCTCCTCCAACCTTAAACCACCGAAACACCATCTCATTCCCCCATTTCAAATTGCAACTCAAAACACATCGGTTTAAAACTGCCTATTCCACTTGATGTCAACTGCTCTGCCTCTCTGTTGTTTCTattgttgttttcattttatttatattttttgcttcttttaaatgtcttatgtatccctgtacggcgtccttgagtgccgagaaaggcgcctttaaataaaatgttatgttatgttaaaaTGGCAACGGAACAACCCTGGAATTGAAATGtggtcgatatagactactttaCTGCTAATACAAACCGAAAATGTCAAAATGCTGCTGGTTCACATCATAAGCATTCAACTGGCAAAACACGGAGTAGTTTTAACTGTGAGGCAGTCACaggaaatgcttttttttttgcatcttttgaCAGTGAATCAGTTTTAAATATTGCACGGTGTAACGGGCCAAGAAGGAGCAGCCACAGCGAGCCGTTAGAGGAGTCTAACTTtgaagaaaaaagcagaaacattCTGACCTGCCATCGTGCACCGCGGTGTTTGGTGTGTCATGGTGGCTCTCGTTTCTGCCCCTTTGTGACTTGGACCTCATTGTGTTGTCGTggttgtcttcttcttcttcttcgtctttCCTCATCCTCCACTTCACTCCCTTTATCAGCTCCTCCTTTGGCTTTGACTCCCCCGGCGGGATTCCTCTGTTTTCCTGGCATGTGCTTTCTCCCTCTGCCCTCTCCTTCCGGGTACCTGCGAATAACTCTCCCATTGCttgtccttccttcctctccttttcctccgCCACTCCTCTAAGGGGGCTGGGCCATAAGTCAAAGTCTTCCTTTTCTcggtcctctttcttctctcccaCATCTTGTTTCTCTCCTGCAATTTTCTCCAACATCTCTCCCATCTCATCTCTGAAGGTAGCTTTCTCCCATTTCTGTCTTGCCTCTCCTTCACCTGGTTGGATTTTTTCCTCAGACAAACCTTCCACGTCTCTGCTGGATTCATTCTTTTCATTTGCTTTCATCGTCTCTCCTCCATTtaacttctcctcctctccattaCCAGCCTTCTCCATTTCTTCCTTTGATCTTCCTGTGACGCTCTCTGAATGAGACATGTCCCGTTTCTCAGTTTTCCCGTCCTTCCTCGCTCCTTCCAGGTTTATGTTGATGCTTATCTTCTTCTGTGGTTTCACCTTTATTCCTCCCTCCcagatttctctctctgtcagaggacatgttttcttctcctttttcttcTCCGTTTTCGGCTTGGTTCTCTCAAACGGATTCGGGGATTCGCTCTTGCGGGTTTTGGGGTCCTCTGCAACTTTAGTTTTCAGGCATTTGCTGCTTTGAGCCTTTACGGAGCTTCTCCCAatgtcctctccttttctttttctattcttCTCTGATCTCGAGTCATAATCCCTGCTGCCTCCAGggtatctgtgtctgtctggaTCCGCCCTGCTTGCCTCTTTACTGGGCCTTTCTTTGTGCCGTCTCCCCACATCCTGCCGGGAGTCTGAATGTTTGCCTCTTCTCCATCCTTTCTCGATTTCCAAATTCCTCTGTTCTCTGCTTTTTCTTTCGTAGTCTTTATCCAAACGTTTACCTGGTTTCACGAGTGATTGGACTGGTTCTAAGGCATCGCTGCCAGTTGCTTGGTCCCGTGCTGGGGTGCCATCCTTGCAGACATTTGGTCCAGTGTTGGGTCTcctcttgttctttctgctgTCATCCGTTGAGCCTGCGGTATTAGGGGATGATGActcccctcctcttccttcctcaTGTTTTAAGGTGCTGAGGTTCTCCAAATTCTTCGCCATCAGCGGCTTATCGTCCTCACTTCTTTCTTGCGGTTTCGCTTCCTTACCGCCCTTTGTAAGTGCGATTGGCAGGCGGCTGGACTTCTCAGCGCACCTCTGCTGGTATGCCGTCGGCGGAGCTCCATCTTCGGACGGCGTGGAGCGTCCGTCGCTGGACGACCGAGAGGCAGGGGACCGGCTGTCGTTGGACGAGTGCGACGGAGAGGAGCGGCTGTCACTGGAGGACCGAGATGGCGTGGAGCGGCTGTCACGTGAAGACTGGGATGGAGGGGAGCGGCTGTCACTGGATGACTGCGATGGAGGGGAGCAGCCGTCCATCCGCGCGCCGCGTCTACCTTGGAATCGGTCGCGGGAGCTGGCGTGCGAGGGATTTCCGCTTCCTTCTTGGCCCCCccactgaggaggaggaggaggaggaagattgAGGAGGGGAAGAGGCAGCTGGAAGTGTCCGACATAGCTGGGGAAATATTTATCATACCACTCTTTGTACTCCCTTTTCCACTGCAGGTAGCGCTTTGTGTTCAGGTCCAGGCTGCTACTTTGATCTGCGTGCTGGGCATACAGGTAACTTCCCCCCGAGCCCCCCGCTTCCCTCTGGGACTGTTCTCCTTGCCTCCTGGAGTTGTAGCTGCTCGAAGCGGATTTCTTACTGTGATGCCGACTATGATGGCTGTTTTTGCGGTGACCTGACGGTGACTTGGACCTGGCACGGTAACCCACTCGAGGTGAAGATGACGAGGACGGTGTAGGGGAACGTTTGTAACCATAGCTATAGGAGTGGGAGGAATGAGAGCGGGTTTGGAGGTCTCTTTCGCGAGAGTAAGGAGATTGGGgcctggaaaagaaaaaagaagaaaacatttaGTCGTGTCGCACACATTTGAAGGCACCATTGCCACGTTGTGGTTTGAGTCGTCTCTATCTCATTTGCCATTTCACCTTGTCCATAAAAGAAAGGCATAATGGGGAATATACCAGATCTTTCTGAGCTTAAACAAAGCTTGCTGCATGCACTTTATGTCCCTTAAGTCCTGCAGGAACCACATTCATTCCATGTTTATTTCGACTCAAAGTCACAtcggatattctgtccaatgGGAGAAAGAGTACTGACAAGTTGAACTGTAAAACGTTCCCAGTAACAGGGTTCATAcccattttaaccaatacttttccatgacttttttcggcaaatttccatgaccatgtgttcctgaaaatgtcagtcgacattatacaataagaatacaaatctgtgttcaagtttaccctcagaggtttagctataaaatgaatgacaatttatgtggctcatagtgggattcgtaatatcgctccccgaatagaatgttgaggttaagacgacgtgaaaatacatttattaatgacatattattatgctgtgttaaaaaaaattccatgacttttccaaaactttctgggtctttttatgtttccaaaacctttccaggcctggaatttgcatttttcaaattccataacttttccaggttttttcaaaatgtatgaaCCCTGCAGTATGTACTGCATGTGAAGCAGACATGGGGGGTCGCAAATTTTAGgaactgagacttgcttgataaacattcataaaagagTCGACTTGACTTTTacttgatattcatgacttgagactggacttagacttgagtcaaatgacttgaCATGACttgaatttctgtttatttctgatattgaggaggagttaacTTTACGATTTTAGAAAATCCATATACAGATGAGAAAATCGGATTAGGTGATCTGATTGGGTGCTATTGTATGCGCGGCCGGGAACCCGTTGATAATATTACCAAGTGACGCGGACCTGCAGTAAACGAGACGTCATGGATCCCTCTGCACCggaaataataaagtttggctataaggATTACACATCTGACCAGGCAAAGAAGAAACAAACGGCAGTTTGCAAGGTCTGCAGTAAAAAAAATCCTGACACAACCACCACCACGTcgaatttcatcagacacttcAAATCCCACAAGGAAAGGTAAATTATGAAGTCAGCCTAATCTTTTTTTTAGCTAACGCTACCATACCATACTTCTGACTAGCCATTATTAATGACGATTATACTTTTGAAAGTCTTTTGAATATTGAGTaggaaaaatgcaaataaaactccagcagttcataaccactgtctttagcttgtttaaaaatggaaacttttgtatgacttgacttgacttgcttgaaTGTCACAAgaaatgacttggacttgcttgagactAGAAGGTTTAGACTTGAGACGTGCTTGTGACTTGCCCATATGTGACTTACACCCATCTCTGATGTGAAGGGATCTGTATCAAGCTTGttagtttatgtgtgtgtgcgtttcttCCCCAGAGATAGGACAGCGCAATAAATGTATCATTGTATGAATCATTTTTTggtaaaaaatagaataaacacaaacaaaaaactgtaaaaaataaataaataaatacaaataaataaagaagcAAAAAAATACCTTGATCTGCTTTGGGACCTGGACCGGGATCTGGATCTGCTGGAAGAACGAGAGTACGAGCGAGAAGACTTGGACTTGGAAGACTTTGAATAAGAACGAGAGGAAGAGCGTCTGTGGGAAGATCCTCGGTGAGGTGACCTGAGTAAcaaagatggagagaggaggtaGCAAGTGAGGGGAGGTATATATTTTCATACTCAATATTGTCCTCATACTAGAATACCTCTGCATACTAGAATACCTCTGCAGCTATTACTAAATCTGATTGGAAAATCCAATATACTATAAGTAATCTCCTTAAAAACTGAATCTGCAAGTTTTAATAAATCCACTTTAAAGTGTCTTTTGTTGCCTGGAGTTGAAGTAAAgaccattttcaaaaagaatGAAACAACAATTAAACAAGGTATGTCATTATTTAAGATGTTTTCAGAAACTTACAGACACCTTGTCCAGGTAATGACTGCTTGGGAACCTTAcctttccttcttcttcctctgatGCCTGTACCACTCCTTGGGGATGAGGGCAGGGATGGAGGTAGAGGGGCACAGGGAAGGGATGGGGGCACCCTGGAGGTTTGGGAGTGTCCAGACGGGCGCGGGGGGTGGGTATCCAGGGGGGTAACCGCTGAGAGGCTGATGAGCGGCGAGGAATGTGTGGAAATtgggggagggaaagagaggaggtggaggagttGCTGGatatgaagaggaggagggagggagctgCTGGGTTTTAGACTCATTCCAGCCTCCAATAGGACAACCCGAGGAGGAAGAGGGGCTGTAGggaaaagaggaaggaagaggtATGACATCGGTCTTTAAACAGTGGGCAGTAGGGCTACACGATACTGGAAAAAACTGACACTGcgatatttttttcttcctgcgATATATACAGTATTGCGATATGAAAAAAAGACTAATTTTTACAAGATGACATAAATAGCattatttggaaataataaatcattcccGACTAGGCTACTGGGGGGATTTTGTAGGGGAGTGCATccacatagaaaataaaatgaaaaaggaactttTCTTATGTGAACTATTCTTTGTTGAGCTTTAATGCTTTACAAACACCAAAGCAAGTAAGCACTGTGACTACTCTTCTGAAGGGATTTTGGAGAGGGAAATTAGGTAGTTAAATACACATGGGTGACTTACATGACACCATTGTGTTCATATAATCACCCACGGGAGAGCCTCACTTCCCATAACGAACCTCGTCGGACTAACATTACGTTCGCACACGTTGCCCACATGGCCACCTGTCTTAAAGGGGAAGGGTCGGCCGGTAACAATCATGTAAAAGGAGAAcggtgaaagtttacttttcaatcaagcagcaaaaaaagTTGCAGCGTTAACATCGCACGTCCTGCGATGTGACTATCGCAAATGCGCGCAGCGCAATGTAGACGATGAAACACAATATCGTGCAGCCCAGAGTCAGAGTCAACACAGACTCGTACTTAAATAACCACGCTTCACTGACCTATCCCAGGACGGTGACGGCCCGTAGGGTCTCGGGGCTGGACCTGTGGATTCAGGTAAAATATGTTTGCTTTTATTCGGTAGCGATGCTACTGCAGTTCTCAACATTACAATCATTCAATAATGTGTTTGCTCAAATAAAATGACACAACACGGTACGGACAGTATAACGAatggacagaaagagacacataGTCACTCACCTGAGGAGGGCTGCTGTAGATTCACACTGACTGTCTGGGGCTGCTCTGCCACTGGAGTAGGGATAACCTGAGCAGACACAAACATCACAGATTTCATACCGAGAAACTTTGCTGCATAGATATAGAGCCCTattttaggcaaggcaaggcaaggcaaggcagctttatttgtatagcacatttcagcaacagggcaattcaaagtgctttgcataaaacattaaagagcagttagaagacaattaaaaacaatttaaaaacattaataaacaaattaaaaacattaaaagacaagaataaaattgacagtgcagtataagaataaaagttagagtgcagtataagaaattaaagttaatagaatcgattatttaaagaaaagcaacatcaaaaagataggtctttagcttagatttaaaagaacagagttgcagcggacctacaggtttctgggagtttgttccaaagatgtggagcataaaaactgaacgctgcttccccctgtttagttctgactctggggacaacaagtagacctgtcccagacgacctgagaggtctgggtgggtcataatgtagtagcataAGCACAGCGTGAAGAGCCTGCCACAGGTGCGTTTaaggcgtgtccaaatccacttttgctagtttgacggcggaaaaaaagggtccgtgcgctgggcgcatggttcaaaagggttgtacttagtgtcttcattaattcataggtaaaccaatcagagggtcatatcccattccctttaaaagccaggcgcgtttgtaccttggcgcattgctattatgatggtggatttgcagcgtaatatttttatttgtaatcttttgcatgtttgtgtgctgctgcgcttccctgtttgtgtgtaacaaACAGTGTGCgcgtgctgtgcacgagcctaggcgcattttactaatgcgctgttaaaataacaatgaaatgctgcgctattgactttagaccaaaGTCAAACATATTCAcctcccgctgcctcaagatagctaTACGCCAAgaatacacctgaacacacctccctgtaataccagcacgcccatgggcgcaaataTGGGCGCAGGTGAATTTTTGCTATTTAAGCGACGTGGACGCTGGaagggaaattgacaactgcgacGGTCTTAAACGAGCAGActcttgcgtcgggctttgcgctgcgccgggtgcgagatagggcccttagtgtgtCGTGTCTGTATAGCCCCTCACCATTGGTATCAGCTGCGATGGCGCATCAGTGGGTTCTTCTGGTGAAACCGGCACAGACGGGGCGGCAGCAGCTGCTGAGTCATCGTGTGTCTTTTCTTCAGCCTCTCTGAATAAACAGCAGACACATCACAGTAGCACATGAGCGCAACGTCAGGGTGACTGTTTACAAGTTTATCAATGTCAAATCCATAGTGCCATGATTTGATTGCACCAAATGTTCTGCGGGTACGGAAGGCTGTTCTACATGTTTTAACAATGACACTaccaaatgtttattttatgcTACACACCATAACACAGTTATTTCAAGTTTCCTTCCCGATGGCACTCCTGTGAGGAACCCTATACCACATTCAGACCATCATGCCACACTCAAAACTGTTCCTACTCCTCTCTACAGTTGGCAAACCACTAAACTGCACATCACAGCCAACATCTGGTAAGGAGTGGGACAAACAACACAGCTGACCAATCATTTGATGTCCGTCTGACCAAATCAGCATACATAAGAGGTTAACAGCTGTGCTGCGTCATCGGCTATACCAACATCTAAAATGAGTTATCACAGAGAAAGTTAGAGTCGACACAAAGTTGTGTTCTTCACTTTGCTGCCACACAGCTAACTGGGCAGCTCCAGACACAGCCGGAGTGTCAGCCCGTTACACCTGTGGTCACATATACTGCATTTTAAGATGGCAGAATTGACAATACATTTGTTCCCCATTTACATATTGTTCAGTTTCTGTTGTTAGACAACGTACCGAGTATGACATACTGACTTATTCATGGCTCTCAAAGACTACATGTTAACCAGAATTCATTCCCTGcagtaataaaatatattttttcctctttttaatCACGTTGTCCgacaaaaatcaacaaataatccaGGTTAATGACAACAGATATGCTGTATATTCGGCTATATagaaatttaaaatgaatgatcACAGAGAAAGTTAAAGCAACGAAAAGTTTCTCTTGACTTTACTGCTACACGGCCCCTGACCGTGGCTGGGCTAGCTCACGTCATAATTTTTTGCAAAAGCTCAGTTTTCCCCTTTACACGCCAAGCTGGAGCTTTAAGATTTACACATTCTTGAGGCCGTTTTGGAAAAGCTCTGTTTTGGGGCAAGAAAAATGCTATTTTGGTCCCTGGACGTAGGGCTGAGAGAATGGCTTTATAAATGTAACAGGCTTAGCATGGACATACTCCACTCTAATTAGCAGCTGCTGAAAGCAGGGCGAGGCAGGTGTCATTAGCCGCCCAAGTAGTTACCGGAATgtagttataggaaaagtccacttctaagcagatctactaactactctcccccaataccgtttttccatttgcattcgcactggccaagtggccatagggactataggaggggtaagggagtgatgcaagcacggcaacggtctttatggcgttaaaatcagaaaacaaatacaccaaaaaaagtatgaactaaatactaaatctaatgtatatagcattttttgtcataatttaaacaagtctcccgaagagaaacgggtatctctctcgcccccgcctctgcctgctgcgctgtggatgtgtgtgtgtgtgtgtgtgcgcctggtCAGCGAGGTTGTCAAGCCCACAGGGCACGcgtgtggagtttaactccgaaaagacggttaaccacaggttcccattaatcttatgatggacatgtgttgtgatatttaaacaaacgaaccgTCAACGGCGACATAAAAGCCTGgtatttacgagagcggtctgagagacctccggcctacagcggggtctctgagcaggactgtccgagcgacgagctagcggccggggctggcgcctgctggctgtcgcctcacttcatggagcttctcaactccgaaaaatgtgaagcaaattgtcaatttggcATCAATTTtagcaagactgcctatattcgaaatctaaaccgttcatttctcgcctaaaacgttgtcagaagtgaatttagtgatgaataagatggcgaaaactgttaaaattgtcccgttgttggtttgtctgtaccggaaacccGACCCTTGTTGACCTAGGTccctatgctgaaaagggaatggcgaaaagaccctgccctgaaataggagctgaaagagttacaggaactgcggccagaggaacttaaaaatccccaaattggtccagttggaacacgagaaaaaaagggttctaggaattttatgttctaagaactgcaaaaatccctccggtcggacaGCGGCTATAATCCTTAGCTCCATCACATCTACAGCGGCTGACAGTCCCATTTGCTATATGAGCAAAATCAGGCTTTCACTTTCTGTTCCCAATACAAATtaaacacactgaaaaaaatacacattccatctgtaataatttgtttaaatttaaaaattgCAGTTTATAAAAACCATTTCAATCACTTTGCCCAGCAGGGGGTTCACATTTATTAAACTAGTCTTTGGTTGTTCTCTTTGATTATGTAAACTGGAGGAAACTGTGCTGAATGGATAACCCTAACATCAAAGCATCAGaaatgaattattttttattctacacCATAGAGGGGTACAATTGTGGGTGAGATAAGGACATTTGCTGTCTTTGTAATGTGCAACTGCCTCGAAAATTGTAATCCTCAAGAGATCATTCCTGGGTGATTTTTGCAACACGCATGGTAGCGAACTCTTGAGCATCTGCTTTGTCAGAAACAGAAGAGGACTACAACTTCAGTATTAAAACTTTAAGGTACCACAACAGTACATCTAAGGAGTCACAAGTAAGCTTGTTAAGCAGGGGGAGGCGGCAGAGCACCACAAAGTAAGTGTACTGCTGTACgagtatgtttatgtgtgtaagTACTTGTCAGGTATCTCCAGGTGGCTTTGCGCAGGCTGGAGGGAAGTGCTTGGCGTGTTGGGAGCAGAGGCGGGGCCTGTAGCTGTGGGCGGAGCCCCACACACCTGAGACGATGGCGGTGTGTCTGCAGCCTGCGAGCGGAGAGGGTCCTAAAGAAGGGAGACAACAAGAGAATAAAGCAGGGATCAGAATATGGTAGAGCAAGCAAGAGAAAAAGTAAATTATTTTTGGGAAAACAGAGCTGAGATATAATAATTAACAATTACAAAGAATATCTACACATGACAATATAAATGACAatacatattattataatacattTCTTGTTTCTTGTTGTTAGTTTTAATATAGAGAGTGCTGTTTAAAACTTGCAGTATAATGTCCTTTCTAACACGTTTTTCAGAAGATAACTATCACTCTGAGACCAGACATAACATCTGATTGTGAAACGAAAACCGTAATTATTCTCTTTGCTCCTGAGTCATGCAGGTACAGTGCTACTCATATTTCTGCCTCCCCAAATGAGACGTCATTATGAGGTTCACCTGCTGGCTGTGGGTTGGCAGGTGAGGCTTCTGAGGTTGGCTCAGCACAGCgagagggggaggggtggggacAGGGCTCGGTGTCGGGGTTGGATTTTGGGATTGGGAGGTACCACACCCTTTTCTCAGACTTTTAGTGAAGCCACGCTCTTTCTTAAAATTGTCCACAGCCTGTGTtaggagaaacagacagagaaagctCCTGGTCTGACATTTGAGGATGAAACAAAGAATAGTAATACACAAAACCCACCTTCAAAAACCATTTACTTAATTCTCTCCATTCCCCTCTAACTCTAACATTAATGCATATTTTCATCTGTCAAATCACCTGTCGGAGAAATTTATTGGCTATCAGGGTATCGGGTGAgacatctgattggctgcaagtGGGGCAGACGTGTTCCTCTGAA
This window harbors:
- the LOC120574761 gene encoding E3 ubiquitin-protein ligase RBBP6-like isoform X1; translated protein: MTHIHYKFSSKLSYDTVVFDGPHVTLRDLKRQIMGREKLRAGDCDLQITNAQNKEEYTDDESSIPKGSSVIVRRIPIIGGKSGSSKTRNVERSDVQHHAFGAYKAMDDQNSSRAVPFFSKMQNLADVDASEEDKIKVMMNQSTYDSMNYNKKFGTALPANYTCYRCGNTGHHIRNCPTSGDKISEAPLKIKKSTGIPRSFMVEVDDPNIKGAMLTNSGRYAIPTIDAEAYAIGKKERPPFGPQEETKSEGEEDPVPEELLCLICHDLLSDAVVIPCCGNSYCDDCIRTALLDSEEHVCPTCSQSDVSPDTLIANKFLRQAVDNFKKERGFTKSLRKGCGTSQSQNPTPTPSPVPTPPPLAVLSQPQKPHLPTHSQQDPLRSQAADTPPSSQVCGAPPTATGPASAPNTPSTSLQPAQSHLEIPDKEAEEKTHDDSAAAAAPSVPVSPEEPTDAPSQLIPMVIPTPVAEQPQTVSVNLQQPSSGPAPRPYGPSPSWDSPSSSSGCPIGGWNESKTQQLPPSSSSYPATPPPPLFPSPNFHTFLAAHQPLSGYPPGYPPPAPVWTLPNLQGAPIPSLCPSTSIPALIPKEWYRHQRKKKERSPHRGSSHRRSSSRSYSKSSKSKSSRSYSRSSSRSRSRSRSQSRSRPQSPYSRERDLQTRSHSSHSYSYGYKRSPTPSSSSSPRVGYRARSKSPSGHRKNSHHSRHHSKKSASSSYNSRRQGEQSQREAGGSGGSYLYAQHADQSSSLDLNTKRYLQWKREYKEWYDKYFPSYVGHFQLPLPLLNLPPPPPPQWGGQEGSGNPSHASSRDRFQGRRGARMDGCSPPSQSSSDSRSPPSQSSRDSRSTPSRSSSDSRSSPSHSSNDSRSPASRSSSDGRSTPSEDGAPPTAYQQRCAEKSSRLPIALTKGGKEAKPQERSEDDKPLMAKNLENLSTLKHEEGRGGESSSPNTAGSTDDSRKNKRRPNTGPNVCKDGTPARDQATGSDALEPVQSLVKPGKRLDKDYERKSREQRNLEIEKGWRRGKHSDSRQDVGRRHKERPSKEASRADPDRHRYPGGSRDYDSRSEKNRKRKGEDIGRSSVKAQSSKCLKTKVAEDPKTRKSESPNPFERTKPKTEKKKEKKTCPLTEREIWEGGIKVKPQKKISININLEGARKDGKTEKRDMSHSESVTGRSKEEMEKAGNGEEEKLNGGETMKANEKNESSRDVEGLSEEKIQPGEGEARQKWEKATFRDEMGEMLEKIAGEKQDVGEKKEDREKEDFDLWPSPLRGVAEEKERKEGQAMGELFAGTRKERAEGESTCQENRGIPPGESKPKEELIKGVKWRMRKDEEEEEDNHDNTMRSKSQRGRNESHHDTPNTAVHDGSSYEDHQKGNTWLETLEEYTQDRAADLEDELKLLQVPRPKWEKEESEEEERVEGVSKVQTDALATFLPSPSVSVTTETTTNRDAENEEKRERSEETEREEASAMERSRDRERAREKSPVLSSSQRSVAPSSGKDGTDSALCTDRDGEKRMEMERQRDRERGRESERQKESKRSKERAREEENGRDRKRERGHSSIASAQKRNPPSSSHSYSYSTQRHDTERRDRQRGGDTDGNKSSSCPGRKFSGGRSRESSAMSRAAELLGQNTHRSYRDTPLDSKFKDKDHPHCCHNPQDPSGNNRPAGTHHSPPSLSHSRGKERDPLSSGAELGKPRMSSPGQEFMQSRSRNESRVEKEEWKQRKATKGIGERESQEMVSEREGGSRCKDEADELDGQTKWEGGRELEEGERPSSRSNSVSSSASQENSRDGERKENKNQKKRQKEKRRSSPELLEEGELKKHKHKKKMSQKSRDGGEEESSAR